A region from the Tachyglossus aculeatus isolate mTacAcu1 chromosome X2, mTacAcu1.pri, whole genome shotgun sequence genome encodes:
- the SLC66A2 gene encoding LOW QUALITY PROTEIN: solute carrier family 66 member 2 (The sequence of the model RefSeq protein was modified relative to this genomic sequence to represent the inferred CDS: deleted 2 bases in 2 codons): protein MELDALDWLLTPLSQLVSWGAAAAMVFGGVVPYIPQYRDIKRTQNADGFSTYVCLVLLVANVLRILFWFGRPFESPLLWQSVIMTATMLLMLKLCTDVRVANDLGGKRRAFTAADSQDEELRAPSQRSYLDFDLHHFWRWNRFSDYVQCLLSFAVVAGYLTYLSLDSVLFVETLGFLAVFTEAMLGLPQLYRNHQNRSTEGMSIKMVLMWTSGDTFKTVYFILNKAPFQFSVCGLLQVCVDVAILLQVHLYAAHPQKPAAHSAHPDSAKAL from the exons ATGGAGCTGGACGCGCTGGACTGGCTGCTGACC CCCCTGTCCCAGCTGGTGTCGTGG GGGGCGGCCGCCGCCATGGTGTTTGGGGGAGTGGTCCCTTACATCCCCCAGTACCGAGACATCAAGAGGACGCAGAACGCGGACGGTTTCTCCACCTACGTGTGCCTGGTGCTCCTGGTGGCCAACGTCCTGCGCATCCTTTTCTG GTTCGGCCGGCCGTTTGAGTCTCCTCTCCTGTGGCAGAGCGTCATCATGACGGCCACCATGCTGCTGATGCTCAAACTCTGCACCGACGTGCGGGTGGCCAACGACCTCGGCGGGAAGCGCCGCGCCTTCACAG CGGCAGATAGTCAGGATGAAGAACTCCGAGCCCCATCCCAACGCTCCTACCTGG ATTTCGACTTGCACCACTTCTGGCGCTGGAACCGGTTCAGCGACTACGTGCAGTGCCTGCTGTCCTTCGCCGTGGTGGCCGGCTACCTCACGTACCTCTCTCTGGACTCCGTGCTGTTCGTGGAGACTCTGGGCTTCCTCGCCGTCTTCACCGAGGCCATGCTCGGCCTGCCCCAGCTCTACCGGAACCACCAGAACCGGTCCACGGAGGGAATGAG CATCAAGATGGTGTTGATGTGGACCAGCGGAGACACCTTCAAGACGGTCTACTTCATCCTCAACAAGGCCCCCTTTCAGTTCTCGGTGTGCGGGCTGCTGCAGGTGTGCGTCGACGTGGCCATCCTGCTACAGGTCCACCTGTACGCCGCCCACCCCCAGAAGCCGGCGGCCCACTCCGCCCACCCAGACAGTGCCAAGGCCCTTTAG
- the HSBP1L1 gene encoding heat shock factor-binding protein 1-like protein 1, protein MEGPDTPVERLADNLLQELQENFQALTETLTERMEEMGGRITDLQKNVSVLMIQAGIDPGGEEPGGTRCPGSREGRWQSGGFYGP, encoded by the exons ATGGAGGGGCCGGACACGCCGGTGGAGCGGTTG GCAGATAACCTATTGCAGGAACTTCAAGAAAATTTTCAAGCTCTGACAGAAACATTAACTGAGAGAA TGGAAGAAATGGGCGGTCGAATCACTGACTTACAGAAGAACGTGTCGGTCCTGATGATACAGGCCGGAATCGACCCCGGCGGTGAAGAACCCGGGGGGACTCGTTGCCCCGGCAGCAGGGAGGGTCGCTGGCAGTCCGGTGGCTTTTATGGCCCCTAA